One Calidithermus timidus DSM 17022 genomic window, GCTCATCGGTCTCATGATACCCATTTCCTAAGGAAGGTCCCCCCCTATGTTGAGGCTTTCTTAAGGAATGTATGAGGGCTTGTTAACCTCGTAGCACGCCCAGCGCCAGTGGCGTATTGCGTCCAACCTTTGGTGTTTTCGCGGTTCCCAACGCGGTGCAGCGAAAATTACCGCCTACAGCAAGGGGCAGCCGTAGGCGGTACTCGTGGGAAGCGCTCTAGAACCACGAGCCAAAGCGAAAGTAGAACTTACCACCGGGGCTGTCGGGGCTGAAGCCGTACTCGACCCGGAAGGGAGGGAGCAAAGCGCCCAGCACGTCGAGTTCAAAGACCAGGCCCAGGCCATAGCCCAGCTTCAGCCCGAAGGCATCCCCAGGGTTCCAGGCGCTGCCAAAGTCGGTGAAGACCACAGCATAGACGTTGGTGCCGCCAGCCGGACTCAAGCCGAAGTCGTAGCGGTACTCCAGCCCCCCCGACACCAGGTAGATGCCACCCAGGGTGCGGGGGTCGTAGCCACGCAGGGTGCTGACGTCATCCACCGCCCCCCCCAGGTAAAAACGCTGGCTCTCGGGAGGGTTGCCCAGCACGACGCCGGTTGAAAGCCGCAGGGCCAGGGCCTGGCGACCCACCTCGTCGAGAGCGAAGTAGGTCTTGCCGGTGATGGAGAAGGGGATGAAGGTCCTGGCCGACTCGCCCTGGGTCGTGGAGATGCCAAAAGCGCTCTGGAGGTCGGCGCTGTAGCCCTGGGTGGGGAAGCGTGGGTTGTTGACCTGAGCGTAAGAGGCATTGCCCTCGAGGCGGAAGGTGCCATAAGGCTTCTCCAGAAGAGCCCGAGCCTCGTCCTCACTGAGGTTGGTGCAAGTGCTGCTCGAAGCGTCCGGGTCGCTGCAGGGCTGGGGGGCGTTGCCGGTCTCGAGCTTGGGAATGACGTATTCGTAGCGCACCCCCAGACCCAGACGCAGGCTCTGCAGGTCCTTGGAGAGGGGGCGGTTGATGCCAATGCGGAAGCCGGTCTTTCGCTCGGTGAACTCCCAGTTGGTCTTGTTGTCGTTGGCGTCGAGCAGGGGATTGTTGGGGCTGGGCACCGTGTAAATGGAGATGCCCACCGAGGTGTTGACCTCCTTGAAGTCGGCGAAATCGGCATAGAGCCAGGGGATCTGGTAGGAGAGGCTGAGGGACAGGGGGTCTCCGGCGTCGTTCTGGCTGAAGGAGAGGTCCAGGCTGCCGCTGTGCAGCAGGCCCCACAGGTTGGTATCGGCCAGGCGCAGGCTCCCCGACCAACCCTCGATGCTGCTCCAGCCCAAAGAGGGCAGGAACTGCAGGGTGCGGGCCTCCTTGAGGCCCAGGGCGACGACCACCTTGTCGGGCGCAGAACCCGGCTTGAGGCTGACCTGCGGCGGCTCGGCTAGGATGCCGCTGCGCACGATGCTCGTCAGGCCCGAGCGCAGGGCGGGCACGGAGTAGAGGCTACCCGGCTGGGGCAGGTAGCGCAGGATGGTCTCGCGCTGGGTGCGGGGGTTTTCGCCGGCATTGATCTCGTAGCCCTCGATACGGATTTCCTGGATGATCTGGGTGTAGACCCCATCCTGAAAGCGAATCTGGGGCTGAGCTACCAGTTCATAACCGGCCTCGCGGTAGAGCGCTAGGATCCGGCCAAAGTCCTCCTGGGCCAGCGCCGGGTTGTAGATGTCGCCGGGCTTGAGACGGACGCGCTCGAGCAGCTTCTGGGTGGGGAAAGCCGTGTTGCCCTCGATGCGCACCTCTTTGATGGGCCCGTAACGCTCGGCTCCCTGCTGCAGGGTGATGCGCACACCGGTGGGCGTGAGCTCGAGCTGGGGTTCGATGTTGCGCTCGAGCTGGCGCGAAAGGGCGTTGACCCCGTCGAGGAGCTTGTCGTAGTTGAAAGGATCGCCCGCCTTGAGGCCCAAGCTGCTGACATCGAGGTCGCCGGCACGGATCTCGGCTATCTTCAGCTCGCGCAGGGCCACCTTGAGCGTGCCCTCTTGCAATTGGGTCTGCTCAGTGTCCACCCCGCTGCCCCGGTAACCGGCGGCGGTGTAGAGCTGGTTAGCCTGATTGACAGCGTCCATGTAGCGCTGAAAGTCGAAGCGGCCATCCTGGGGCACGTTGTTGAAGATGGCCTGCAGGCGCTCCCGCGAGACGTAGCTCACTTCGCCAAGCTCGACCTTCTTCAGCTGCGGGTTCTCCTCGACGCTGAAGGTGAGCTTGACGCCCTTGCTGCCCTCCTCGGCTTTGACGCCCACGACCGGGAAGAAGGGGAAGCCCTGCTGGCGGTAGGCCTGGGCCAATCCATCGGCAGCCTCGCGGGCTTTCTTGGGGTTGTAGGTGACTTCCGGACCGATGGCGAACTGCGTCTCGAGGAAGCGCACCAGCGCGGCCTGGGGGAAGACCTTGCTCTCGACCGCCACGCTCTCGACGGGCGGGTTGGGCACGACCTCTACGATCAGCTTGTTACCTTCAAGCCGCACCTCGGCGTCTTTGAAGTATCCGGTGTCCAGCACGGCTTTACGGGCAGCCTCGAGGTCGCCCGGCTCGTCCCCCACCCCGAAGGGCAAGGCGATGCGGGCCAGGGCCTGCAAAACCGTGTCCCCACCGCGGACTTCTACTTCCTCGATGGGAGCAGCCCAGGCCAGGCTCAGCAGCAAAAGAAAAGAAAGCCCCAGTCGCTTCATGGCGCAAAGGATACCCGTATCATCTTAGCCCCTTGTGAGAGGGGAATTGAAGCGCCGATGGCCGATCGGCAGGGGTCGTAAAGCCCCCGACCCTCGAGCTCAAACACCGCTTCCAACATGGTAATCTTGGCCTCATGGCAGGCTACGACCAGATCCAGGAGACGGTGCGGCACATCCGCGCCACGACCGACTTCACCCCCGAGATTGGCATTATCCTGGGCTCAGGGCTGGGCCCGCTGGCCGACGAAATCGAGCCGGTAGCAACGCTGCCCTATGCCGAGTTACCTCACTTTCCCCACTCCACCGCGCCGGGTCACGAGGGCAAGCTGATCCTGGGGCACCTCGAGGGCAAGCGGGTGGTGGCCTACAAGGGCCGGGTGCACTACTACGAGGGCTACGAGGCCGAGGCGGTGGTGTTCCCCCAGCGGGTGGGGTTCTTCCTGGGAGCCCGCACCTTCTTGGTCACCTCGGCGGCAGGGGGCCTCAACCCCAACTGGAACGCGGGCGACCTGATGCTCCACCTCGACTACATCAACTACGCCGGGCTCTCCCCCCTGCGCGGCCCCAACGACGAGCGCCTGGGGCCACGCTTCCCGGTGACCTTCGACGCCTACGACCCCGAGCTCATCGCCAAAGCCCGCGCAGTAGCCCGCGCCCAGGACATCACCCTGCGCGAAGGGGTGTACTCCTGGTGGCCGGGACCGCAGTTCGCCAGCCGTGCCGAGCTGCGCCTGCTGCGCCAGATCGGGGCCGACGCCATCGGCATGAGCACCGTGCCCGAGGTAATCGCCCTGCGCCACCTGGGCGCACGGGTGCTGGGGCTTTCCACCATCACCGACATGGCCATTCCCGACCGCGACCACCACGCCACCGAACAGGAGGTGCTCGAGGTCGCCGCCCGTAGCGGGGCCACCTTCCGCAAGTTCGTGCGCGGCATCCTGGCCGCAATCTGAGCGATGGGCTTGGCGAAGGTACTCCAGCGCATCGAGCAGGCCGCCCGCCGGGCGGGGCGCGACCCGGCCGCGGTCAGGCTGGTCGCGGTCACCAAGGGCCACACAGTCGAGGAGATCCGCCAGCAGGTCCTGGCCCACGGGAACTACCCGCTGGGCGAGTCGCGGGTGCAGGAAGCTTTGCCCAAGATGGCCGAACTCGAGGGGGTGGAATGGCACTTCATCGGGCCCCTACAGCGCAACAAGGCCAAGTTCGTGCTCGACTTCGCCCTCATCCACTCGGTCGATTCGCTGCGGCTGGCCCAGACCCTCGACCTCAAAGCCCGCGAGAAGGGCAGGGTGTTGCCTGTCCTGGCCGAGGTCAATGTGGGGCGCGAGCCGCAGAAGCACGGCTTCCTCGAGGAAGAACTCCCCGAGGCCATCGCCCGACTTCGCACCCTGGGGGGCCTGGAGCTGCGCGGGCTGATGACCGTGGCCCCCTACACCGAAGAAGCTGAGGCCGTGCGCCCCATCTTCGCTCAACTCTCACGCCTGGCGGACCGCTACGGCCTCCCCGAGCGCAGCATGGGCATGTCGGGCGACCTCGAGGTCGCCGTGCAGGAGGGGGCCACGATCGTGCGGGTGGGCACGGCCATCTTCGAGCCGGATTGAACCGCAACCTGAGCGCTGGCCGAGCGTCGGGTCCAGGGGGTTTTGTGCTCGGCCCTGGGCATTTGGCTTCCATCCATTGCAAAACCCACGGCCCCACCGTTAGCCTTGGAATCAGAGACCGCTATGGACCTGACCCCCCTCGACGTTCGCTACCAGGAGTTCAAGCAAGGGCTGCGGGGGTATGCCGTAGCTGAGGTGCGGGAGTATTTAGCCCAGGTAGCCGATCGCCTCGCCGCCCTTACCGAGGAAAACGAGAGCCTGCGGGAGCGCATTCGCATCCTCGAGAGCGAGTTGAGCCAAGCCCGCGAGGGCGAAGCCGACCTCAAGCGGGCGGTGGTGGCCGCCGAGCGCATCGCCCGCGACATCAAACAGCAGGCCGAGCGCGAAGCCGAGCTGATCAAACGCGAAGCCGAGGCGGCCCGCGAGCAGACCATGCAGGAGATCGTGGCCGAGATGAAGCGCATCCGCGGGGATATCGAATCCCTGCGGCAAGAGCGCGACCTCTTCCTCAGCCAGTTCCGCGCTTTGCTCGAGGGCTACCTCACCTCGCTGGATCGCTATAAGCGTCCGTGAACCCCAGCCGCGCCAGCAGCGTGAGCAGGATCTCGCGCTGGTAATAAGCCGATGAGAAGCTGCCCTTGACGGGGTATCCCCTGGCCTTGAGGCCCAGCCTTTCGGCCAGCAGCAGCGCGCGGGGTAGGTGGGGATCGTCGGTCACGATGAGGACGGGGTGGTCCCTGACCACGGGCAGGATGTTTTTGAGGTTCTGCCAGGTGCTACGGCTTTGCTCCTCGCAGACGAGGGCTTCGAGTGGCACACCCCGCGCCCGCAGGTAGCCGCACCCCACGCCCCCTTCGCTATAGCGGTCTCCGGGCCGCTTGCCTCCCGTCACGATGATGGCTGGCGCAACCCCCTGCCGGAACAGCTCCAAGGCAGCCTCGAGCCGGTTCTTGAAGATGGGAGAAGGCTTGCCGTTGTACTGCGCAGCTCCCAGCACCACGATGTAATGCGGCGCAGCTCTCCCCGCACCCCTGACCCAAACCCCAGGGTTCAAAAGCAGGAGCAGCCCGAGCAGCAGCGCCATCCGGTGCACGCACTTCAGTCTACCCAAAAACCCCACTCCCCACCCAACACCCCCAGGCCCTTGAGGTGATCTCGGACGGCCCTTTTTCCCTGGACGAGGGCAGCTTGGAATTCTTCTTGCCCAAGGAGGTAGAGCATCGAAGCCAGTTCCCCCACTACCGTGAAGCCCCGCAAGGCCTGCTCCTGCGCCCAAAGGCTGTGAGCCAGGCGCTCCGAGCTTCGCCAGGGCCGCTTGAGGTAGTGCTCGGGGCCATGGTAGGGCCGTAGCTGCTGCCGGTAGCGGAGCAGCTTCTCTCCCTTCAGTTCCGGAATGGCACCCGGAGCGCAGTAGTGGGCCTCGAGGTCGGTCAGGACGCCCCGGCAGGCCAGTGGGCGGGCAGAGTAAGCCGAGCAGGTGGCCTCAGGGGTCAGCAGCGGGCAGGGGTTGGCCTCGGCGAAATAGCGCCCCGGAAAATCCGCGCTGTGCTTTTCCCGCCGGATGCGCTGCAACCGGGCCACCCCCTCGACCTCGAGGCGCTCGAGCACGTGGGGCTCGAGCCGCTTGCGCAGGTACTGAGCCTCGGCCAGGCCCACCGTCACCAAAGCGTGGCAACAGAAGGCGCAGCCCGCCCGGCAGCTCACCCGCAAACCCGCATGCTCGAGGTAGCGCCTCGTCCGCGCATCCTGGGCACGGTGGACCTGGGCTACGAGTTGCTCGAGGCTTCGCATCTTCTCAAAGTTTAAAACCCGCCGCCCCATAAGACGCATGCCCCCTGGCATTCGGCATGCGATGGCCAATTGCAGCTCCCCAACAGCCATACCACCGTTTTCGAGCCTTAACGGCATCGATCACGAACGGAGGTGGTACAATCCCACAAGTCATGAACGTACTGGGTCGCATCACTGCCATGCCAACCCTGCCTGAGCCCATCAAGGGACTGCGCGAGGTGGCTTACAACTTCTGGTGGAGCTGGAACCCGTCGGCACAGCAGGTGTTCGAGCGCCTGGACCCGTCGCTTTGGAAGCGCTTCCGTAGCAACCCGGTCAAGGTGCTGCTCGAGGTTCAACCCGATCGCCTGGAAAACCTCGCCCAGGATGCCTCGTTCAGGGGTGAGGTGGAGGCGGTGGTTTCGGCCTTCCAGAAATACCTCTCCAGCCGCCCCGAGAACCAGCACCGGGTGGCTTACTTCTCCATGGAATACGGCTTTCACGAGTCGCTGCCGATCTATTCGGGGGGTCTGGGCATCCTGGCCGGCGACCACATCAAGTCGGCCAGCGACCTGGGGTTGAGCCTGGTGGGGGTGGGCATCTTCTACCACCAGGGATACTTCCGCCAGGTGCTCACCGCCGAGGGCCAGCAGACCGAAGCCTACGACGAGTACAACGCCACCGAGCTTCCGCTGCTTCCCGTGCACGACGGCGAGGGCAAACCCCTGCGGGTGGGGGTGGAGTTCCCCGGTCGCACCGTGCAGGTCACGGCTTACAAGGCCCAAGTAGGTACGGTCCCGGTCTACCTCATGAGCACCAACATCCCCGAAAACTCCCCTGAGGACCGCCGGATCACCGCTCGCCTCTACGAACCCGGCCAGGAAGCCCGCATTCAGCAGGAGCTGATTTTGGGTATCGGCGGGGTGCGGGTGCTGCGCGCGCTGGGCCTGGCCCCTACCGTGTTCCATATGAACGAGGGGCACGCCGCCTTCCAGGGCCTCGAGCGCATACGCGAGCACATCGCCGCCGGGATGCCCTTCCGCGAGGCTTTTGAACTCGTCGCCGCCTCTTCCCTCTTCACCACCCACACCCCGGTGCCCGCCGGGCACGACACCTTTCCCCTCGAGCTCATCGACCGTTACCTCGACGGTTGGTGGAACCGTCTTTCCATCAGCCGCGAGCAGTTCCTGGCGCTGGGCCTGGAGCAGAAGGAATACGGCCCGGTCTTTTCCATGTCGCACCTGGCGCTGGCGACCTCGAGGGCTGCGGGCGGGGTTTCCAAGCTGCACGGAGCGGTCTCGCGCCAGATGTTTCACGGCATCTGGAAGGGACTGGAGGTCGAGGAGGTGCCCATCTCCCACATCACCAACGGGGTTCACACCTGGACCTTCCTCCACCCCGAGCTGGCCCAGCTCTACGACCGGGTCTTCCCCAAAGAGTGGCGCGAGCAGCCCTGGGAGCCGGGCCTGTGGAAGGCCGAGCTGCTGAGCGAGTCGGAGCTGTGGCGCATCCGCAACAAGCTGCGCCTGCACCTGGTCAACGACGTGCGCCAGCGGCTCTACGAGACCCGCCGCCGCAACGGCGAGGTCCCGGCCCGGTTACGGGCTACCGAGAAGGTGCTCGACCCCAACGCCCTCACCATCGGCTTCGCTCGCCGCTTCGCCACCTACAAGCGGGCAGTGCTGCTGTTCAAAGACCCCGAGCGCTTGCTCAAGATCATGAACGGGCCCTACCCTGTCCAGTTCGTCTTCGCGGGCAAGGCCCACCCCAAAGACGACCCCGGCAAGGCCTTCATCAAGGAACTCGTGGCCAAGATCAAGGAGCTGGGCCTCGAGGAGCGCATGATCCTGCTGGAGAACTACGACATGGGCATGGCCCGCACCCTGGTGCAGGGCGTGGACGTGTGGCTCAACACCCCCCGCCGCCCCATGGAGGCCTCGGGCACCTCCGGCATGAAGGCCGCGCTCAACGGCGCACTCAACTTCTCCATCCTCGACGGCTGGTGGGCCGAGGGCTTCAACACCCGCAACGGCTGGGCCATCGGCGACGAGCGGGCTTACGCCAGCGACGAGGCCCAGGACACCGCCGACGCGCAAAGCCTCTACGACACCCTCGAGTTCGAGATCTTGCCGCTGTTCTACGCCCGCGGCGCCGAGGGAACCCCCACCGGCTGGCTGACCATGGTGCGCGAGAGCATCAAAAGCTGCGGCCCTACCTACTCCGCCGCCCGCATGGTGCACGAGTACGACCTCAAGTTCTACACCCCCCTCGCCGAGCGAGCCAGGGACCTCGAGGCCAACGGCGCCCAAAAGCTCAAGGAGTTAGCGGCCTGGAAGAGCCAGCTCGAGCGGGCGTGGGGCAACGTGCGGCTGTGGGTGGATAGCCCCGGCGACACCATGGCCAACGGCGAGGGCATGCCCGTCAAGGCCTACCTCACCGCCGAAGGGCTGCCCGAGGACACGCTGCGCGTCGAGCTGGTGGTGCGCCGGGGCACGGGGGAGCTCGAGGTCGTCGCGCTAAAGCCCCAGGGCCGCGAGCGCGAGGCGCTGGTTTACGGAGGCACCTACCTCCCCAGCCGCCCCGGCTCCTACGTCTACGGCGTGCGGGTGGTGGCGGTGCACCCCAGCCAGAGCGAGGTCGAGTTCGTGCGCTGGGCCGGGGAGGTGCCCCAGCCCGAGTACGCCCACCGCTAAGCGTCTCCGGGATGACCCCTCGGGCCGACCCTTCTGCACTCCGACAAGCAGGTACCCATCCCGCGGGCACTTATCGCGCTCTTCACAGGCGTGGCCGCCCATCCCGGCGGCCACTATTCTGTCCAGGACGAAGCACTTCGAGTATCAGATGGCTCAAAATATGTAAAGAGCGCTCTATTTGCGAGTTCAAGGTGCCCCCGAGGGTCTACTGGTCGTGATTTCAACAAACACCCGCCGGTTCCAGTGAAGCCGTGTGGGCGGTCCAGCTAGGCCGGCACTTAGGCGCACCCGCGAACCCTGAGCTACGGTGGCAGCGGGTGTTTACAGGAATTTCTCCGAGAATGAGCATTTCAGCGCAGGCTCTTCCATGCTTCTGTTGGCACTCCCACGCTGATGAGCGAACGCCAAGGTTTCGATAGAGGCACTCCTCTCAAAGCATGTTGAAAAACGTAGTAACGTAGGAACGTGGATACACCCAACTATGCAGACTTAATGTCACAAGTTCAATCACTAGCTGATCGCGTTCATAAGATCGAGAGAATAATCCAAGGCACAACGTCGCTCCCGCCGGACAAGTTCTGGGCTCTACATGCTCTCGCACAGAACGATGATGGTGGGGGGAGGATTGTCTACGCCGGTGTTTTAGAGACCCCGAAGGCTGGACGGGTAGCCTGGCAGAAAGAAGCTGCGGTTGCTGAGTTGCTCAAGGCGGATTGGACACAGGAAGCCCCAGTGCTCGGGGCACTAGGACACCCTATACGACTAGCAATCCTGAAATCCCTGCTCATGGGCTCGCAGACCATCCAGGAGCTCTTGGAGATTCCTGGCTTGGGCACCAGTGGACAGCTATACCACCATCTTCGCGAGCTTCAGGCAGTCGGTTGGGTACATCAGGAACGCCGCAATTATTACGCTATTCCGAAGGATCAAATTGTGCCTTTATTAGTAATAATAGCTATCGCCTTAAGTTAAGCACACAACGGGTTTCCCACGAAAAATCCTCCCAACACGACATCTAAGGATGGGGCATTTTATCTATATCTATTGGGCACATGGAGGTGTTTAGGCGGTCTACTGGCTCGCCGTACGGCTCGAGTCCCGGAAAAAGTTTTCTACACCCCGCCACACTCCCTCCACACATCAGCTGGAGCCTACTTAGCTTGACATCAAATGTGATTTGCGGTATTACATTCTACGTAAATGCATAGTTTAGGTGCATTTACAATTTAGCACCAGAAGGAGGCTAATACATGCGCAAGGGGATAAATATAGGATTTTTCGAGGCTTCGACGCAGTTGTCGCGCTGACGAAATACCTTCCCCCGCTTTGGCCGGTTCTGCCGATAGCTGTTCTACTCCAGGTTTCTGGTCTTGGGCCGAAGCTGTACCGCTGGCTGGCAGACCACCGGGTATTAGTCACGGCAGGAACCTGTAAGGGTGAATCCTGCCCTATTAATCGGGGGTCGTAGAACAATGCGATCGTCACCGTGGTTAGAAAAGGTTTTCTATCTAGCGCTGCTGTACTTCTTGCTGCTTGAATTCCTTGTCCCTGAACTTCAAAAAGTGGGGGCAATAAAACTCGGCCTATATCTTGCAACCGGATTCATGTTGCTGTACTTCCTGGCATGGCTGCTACAGTGGCTAGGCCGAGTGCGGCAGCATCCTAGGGCGGCTATAAGCTTGGCTTTGAGCTTCATCTCCCCACCTATCCTTGCAACGGGCTTCCTCCAGCTTATCGGCCAATTCGTAGCCTTAGCCCGCTACCGCTTCCGCCCGCCCACCGCAGAAACGTACGGGCAGCAGGTTAGCTACGCCCTTCCTTTCCAGGGGGTGTGGTGGGTCGGCAATGGTGGACCGGACCCGTCTACTTCGCACTCCTGGGATCTCATAGGCCAGCGCTACGCCTATGATTTCGTCATTGCGGATGACAGTGGGAAGAGCTATCGCCATGACGGGCGGCGGGTTGAGGATTACTATGCCTTTGGGGCTCCGGTGTTGGCACCGGCAGATGGTATCGTGGTAGCAGTCCAAAACGGTCACCGCGACTGCCCATGGCCAGGAATGATAGACCCTTTAGCCTGGAGCATTCTTGGCAATTACGTGGTGATACGCCATGCGGATAGCGAGTACAGCCTCCTCGCTCACCTGCGCCGGGGAAGCCTGAGGGTGCGCCCTGGGGATCGGGTGCTGCGGGGGCAGGTGCTTGCAGAGTGTGGCAATTCCGGGCACTCTACCGAACCCCATTTGCACTTTCAGGTCCAGGACCGTCCAAATTTCTTCCTAAGTGCTTCCCTCCCGGTACGCTACAACCGATGGTGTCGTGTTAAGGGAGAGTATTGCCAGCAGATGGAGGAAGGGTTTCCCGTCCGGGAGGAGCACGTGGCAAACTGCGAAAGCGCGCCCAACCATCTGCACTTCGCCCGATGACTCGATAGTCATGCAGTCCTCGAGCTTGGTAGGCTTACCCCATGACACGCCTATTGCCCTTTCGCTTCGACCAGGGTGAGCAGACCCTCTGGCTCCTCGACCAGCGCAAGCTGCCCTTCGAGGAGGTGTGGGTGCCCTGCCGCAGCGCGGCCGAAGCCGCCCAGGGCATCCGCGACATGGTGGTGCGGGGCGCCCCGGCCATCGGCGTGACCGCCGCTTACGGCATGGTCCTGGCCCACCTCAGCGGCGAGGACCCTGCCGAGGCCGACCGCGTGCTGCGCCAGAGCCGCCCCACCGCCGTCAACCTCTTCTACGCCCTCGACCGCATGAAGCCGCACTGGGGGAGGCTCGAGGCCACCCTTCGTGAAGCCCGTGCCGTCT contains:
- a CDS encoding BamA/OMP85 family outer membrane protein; its protein translation is MKRLGLSFLLLLSLAWAAPIEEVEVRGGDTVLQALARIALPFGVGDEPGDLEAARKAVLDTGYFKDAEVRLEGNKLIVEVVPNPPVESVAVESKVFPQAALVRFLETQFAIGPEVTYNPKKAREAADGLAQAYRQQGFPFFPVVGVKAEEGSKGVKLTFSVEENPQLKKVELGEVSYVSRERLQAIFNNVPQDGRFDFQRYMDAVNQANQLYTAAGYRGSGVDTEQTQLQEGTLKVALRELKIAEIRAGDLDVSSLGLKAGDPFNYDKLLDGVNALSRQLERNIEPQLELTPTGVRITLQQGAERYGPIKEVRIEGNTAFPTQKLLERVRLKPGDIYNPALAQEDFGRILALYREAGYELVAQPQIRFQDGVYTQIIQEIRIEGYEINAGENPRTQRETILRYLPQPGSLYSVPALRSGLTSIVRSGILAEPPQVSLKPGSAPDKVVVALGLKEARTLQFLPSLGWSSIEGWSGSLRLADTNLWGLLHSGSLDLSFSQNDAGDPLSLSLSYQIPWLYADFADFKEVNTSVGISIYTVPSPNNPLLDANDNKTNWEFTERKTGFRIGINRPLSKDLQSLRLGLGVRYEYVIPKLETGNAPQPCSDPDASSSTCTNLSEDEARALLEKPYGTFRLEGNASYAQVNNPRFPTQGYSADLQSAFGISTTQGESARTFIPFSITGKTYFALDEVGRQALALRLSTGVVLGNPPESQRFYLGGAVDDVSTLRGYDPRTLGGIYLVSGGLEYRYDFGLSPAGGTNVYAVVFTDFGSAWNPGDAFGLKLGYGLGLVFELDVLGALLPPFRVEYGFSPDSPGGKFYFRFGSWF
- a CDS encoding purine-nucleoside phosphorylase encodes the protein MAGYDQIQETVRHIRATTDFTPEIGIILGSGLGPLADEIEPVATLPYAELPHFPHSTAPGHEGKLILGHLEGKRVVAYKGRVHYYEGYEAEAVVFPQRVGFFLGARTFLVTSAAGGLNPNWNAGDLMLHLDYINYAGLSPLRGPNDERLGPRFPVTFDAYDPELIAKARAVARAQDITLREGVYSWWPGPQFASRAELRLLRQIGADAIGMSTVPEVIALRHLGARVLGLSTITDMAIPDRDHHATEQEVLEVAARSGATFRKFVRGILAAI
- a CDS encoding YggS family pyridoxal phosphate-dependent enzyme; its protein translation is MGLAKVLQRIEQAARRAGRDPAAVRLVAVTKGHTVEEIRQQVLAHGNYPLGESRVQEALPKMAELEGVEWHFIGPLQRNKAKFVLDFALIHSVDSLRLAQTLDLKAREKGRVLPVLAEVNVGREPQKHGFLEEELPEAIARLRTLGGLELRGLMTVAPYTEEAEAVRPIFAQLSRLADRYGLPERSMGMSGDLEVAVQEGATIVRVGTAIFEPD
- a CDS encoding DivIVA domain-containing protein produces the protein MDLTPLDVRYQEFKQGLRGYAVAEVREYLAQVADRLAALTEENESLRERIRILESELSQAREGEADLKRAVVAAERIARDIKQQAEREAELIKREAEAAREQTMQEIVAEMKRIRGDIESLRQERDLFLSQFRALLEGYLTSLDRYKRP
- a CDS encoding ElyC/SanA/YdcF family protein, which encodes MALLLGLLLLLNPGVWVRGAGRAAPHYIVVLGAAQYNGKPSPIFKNRLEAALELFRQGVAPAIIVTGGKRPGDRYSEGGVGCGYLRARGVPLEALVCEEQSRSTWQNLKNILPVVRDHPVLIVTDDPHLPRALLLAERLGLKARGYPVKGSFSSAYYQREILLTLLARLGFTDAYSDPAR
- a CDS encoding YkgJ family cysteine cluster protein; translation: MRSLEQLVAQVHRAQDARTRRYLEHAGLRVSCRAGCAFCCHALVTVGLAEAQYLRKRLEPHVLERLEVEGVARLQRIRREKHSADFPGRYFAEANPCPLLTPEATCSAYSARPLACRGVLTDLEAHYCAPGAIPELKGEKLLRYRQQLRPYHGPEHYLKRPWRSSERLAHSLWAQEQALRGFTVVGELASMLYLLGQEEFQAALVQGKRAVRDHLKGLGVLGGEWGFWVD
- the glgP gene encoding alpha-glucan family phosphorylase — protein: MNVLGRITAMPTLPEPIKGLREVAYNFWWSWNPSAQQVFERLDPSLWKRFRSNPVKVLLEVQPDRLENLAQDASFRGEVEAVVSAFQKYLSSRPENQHRVAYFSMEYGFHESLPIYSGGLGILAGDHIKSASDLGLSLVGVGIFYHQGYFRQVLTAEGQQTEAYDEYNATELPLLPVHDGEGKPLRVGVEFPGRTVQVTAYKAQVGTVPVYLMSTNIPENSPEDRRITARLYEPGQEARIQQELILGIGGVRVLRALGLAPTVFHMNEGHAAFQGLERIREHIAAGMPFREAFELVAASSLFTTHTPVPAGHDTFPLELIDRYLDGWWNRLSISREQFLALGLEQKEYGPVFSMSHLALATSRAAGGVSKLHGAVSRQMFHGIWKGLEVEEVPISHITNGVHTWTFLHPELAQLYDRVFPKEWREQPWEPGLWKAELLSESELWRIRNKLRLHLVNDVRQRLYETRRRNGEVPARLRATEKVLDPNALTIGFARRFATYKRAVLLFKDPERLLKIMNGPYPVQFVFAGKAHPKDDPGKAFIKELVAKIKELGLEERMILLENYDMGMARTLVQGVDVWLNTPRRPMEASGTSGMKAALNGALNFSILDGWWAEGFNTRNGWAIGDERAYASDEAQDTADAQSLYDTLEFEILPLFYARGAEGTPTGWLTMVRESIKSCGPTYSAARMVHEYDLKFYTPLAERARDLEANGAQKLKELAAWKSQLERAWGNVRLWVDSPGDTMANGEGMPVKAYLTAEGLPEDTLRVELVVRRGTGELEVVALKPQGREREALVYGGTYLPSRPGSYVYGVRVVAVHPSQSEVEFVRWAGEVPQPEYAHR
- a CDS encoding ArsR/SmtB family transcription factor, whose product is MDTPNYADLMSQVQSLADRVHKIERIIQGTTSLPPDKFWALHALAQNDDGGGRIVYAGVLETPKAGRVAWQKEAAVAELLKADWTQEAPVLGALGHPIRLAILKSLLMGSQTIQELLEIPGLGTSGQLYHHLRELQAVGWVHQERRNYYAIPKDQIVPLLVIIAIALS
- a CDS encoding DCC1-like thiol-disulfide oxidoreductase family protein; amino-acid sequence: MHLQFSTRRRLIHAQGDKYRIFRGFDAVVALTKYLPPLWPVLPIAVLLQVSGLGPKLYRWLADHRVLVTAGTCKGESCPINRGS
- a CDS encoding M23 family metallopeptidase, with the translated sequence MLLYFLAWLLQWLGRVRQHPRAAISLALSFISPPILATGFLQLIGQFVALARYRFRPPTAETYGQQVSYALPFQGVWWVGNGGPDPSTSHSWDLIGQRYAYDFVIADDSGKSYRHDGRRVEDYYAFGAPVLAPADGIVVAVQNGHRDCPWPGMIDPLAWSILGNYVVIRHADSEYSLLAHLRRGSLRVRPGDRVLRGQVLAECGNSGHSTEPHLHFQVQDRPNFFLSASLPVRYNRWCRVKGEYCQQMEEGFPVREEHVANCESAPNHLHFAR